A stretch of the Marinobacter sp. JH2 genome encodes the following:
- a CDS encoding patatin-like phospholipase family protein, whose protein sequence is MAEKDNPVSNSGSDGNRPAQDAVSAIVESSDVSPPSAGSRQTGNGKTVALTLGSGGARGYAHIGAIEVLHERGYKIIAISGCSMGALVGGMYAAGKLQEYKDWVTGLGQFDVLKLLDVTFTSIGAIRGEKVFSVVRDILGDTRIEDLPMSYTAVATDLLAHKEIWFQEGPLDQAIRASIAIPSVVTPLVLNGRVLVDGALLNPLPIIPTISAHADLVMAVNLSGEDDKHRRIPDAAFSSEGDDGSDIEEWVGAMRDKASRWFDWDAIKSLTTRHPSGDESPEDKISREIAKKTAQENRKIELKAKEEERIQSKAKQKEDHPTIDWDKLGIGKFDVMNLTIETMQSALVQYKIAGYPPDLLVNIPKNASRSYDYHKAPELIRLGRERMTAALDRFEESRSSSGPLAL, encoded by the coding sequence ATGGCAGAAAAGGATAATCCGGTATCGAATAGCGGTTCTGATGGTAACCGGCCGGCACAAGACGCGGTGAGCGCCATTGTTGAAAGCTCGGATGTTTCACCTCCATCCGCTGGCAGCCGACAGACGGGGAACGGAAAAACGGTTGCGTTGACGCTCGGCAGTGGTGGTGCGCGAGGTTATGCCCATATCGGCGCGATTGAGGTGCTGCATGAACGCGGTTATAAGATCATTGCAATATCCGGTTGTTCAATGGGTGCGCTGGTAGGCGGAATGTACGCCGCTGGCAAGCTGCAGGAATATAAAGACTGGGTAACCGGGCTGGGGCAGTTTGATGTGCTCAAACTGCTTGATGTGACGTTTACTTCGATTGGAGCAATTCGGGGCGAGAAAGTCTTTTCGGTGGTGCGAGACATATTGGGTGACACCCGTATCGAAGACTTACCTATGTCTTATACGGCCGTTGCAACCGATCTGCTCGCACATAAAGAAATCTGGTTTCAGGAAGGTCCATTGGACCAGGCGATTCGCGCCTCTATAGCGATCCCGAGCGTTGTAACACCTTTGGTGCTCAATGGTCGGGTATTGGTGGATGGAGCATTGCTTAATCCCCTTCCCATTATTCCGACCATATCTGCCCATGCGGATCTTGTGATGGCCGTTAACCTGAGTGGTGAAGACGACAAGCATCGGCGCATACCGGATGCGGCGTTTTCATCAGAGGGTGATGACGGAAGCGATATTGAAGAATGGGTTGGGGCGATGCGAGACAAAGCCTCCCGTTGGTTTGACTGGGATGCGATAAAGTCACTTACCACTCGACACCCGAGCGGAGACGAATCACCGGAAGATAAAATCAGCCGGGAGATTGCGAAGAAAACTGCTCAAGAGAACCGAAAGATTGAGCTGAAAGCTAAAGAAGAAGAGCGCATTCAAAGTAAGGCTAAGCAGAAAGAGGATCACCCCACGATTGATTGGGACAAACTTGGCATTGGTAAGTTTGATGTCATGAACCTGACCATCGAAACCATGCAAAGCGCCTTGGTTCAGTACAAAATCGCGGGTTACCCGCCTGATCTGCTAGTGAATATCCCTAAGAACGCGAGCCGAAGTTACGACTACCATAAAGCTCCGGAATTGATTCGGTTGGGGCGTGAACGAATGACAGCCGCACTGGATCGATTTGAAGAGAGCCGCAGTAGCTCGGGTCCTCTGGCACTTTAA
- the prmB gene encoding 50S ribosomal protein L3 N(5)-glutamine methyltransferase, with translation MTSPVDDLHTIRDLLRYASSRFAASPLYFGHGTDNVWDEAVQLVLRSVHLPLENNNIFLDARLTRSERDVILNRIDRRINERLPIAYLLGEGWFMGMPFNVDERVLVPRSPLGELLENGLQPWLGDTDVLRVLDLCTGSGCIGIGAATVFDEAEVTLSDISEDALVVAESNIELHGQQGRVQAVHSDVFANIEGRYDVILSNPPYVDAEDMADMPEEYRHEPELGLAAGNDGLDIAHRIIAGAAEHLTENGLLIVEVGNSWGAMDDAYPDLPLVWLEFESGGDGVFLITARDLREWQANKS, from the coding sequence GTGACTAGCCCCGTAGATGATCTGCACACCATCCGTGATTTATTGCGATATGCGTCTTCTCGATTCGCTGCATCGCCGCTTTATTTCGGTCATGGAACTGACAATGTGTGGGATGAGGCAGTCCAATTGGTGCTTCGCAGTGTTCACCTGCCTCTGGAAAACAATAATATCTTTCTGGACGCACGGTTAACCCGTTCGGAAAGGGATGTGATCCTGAATCGTATTGATCGTCGTATTAACGAGCGCTTGCCGATTGCCTATTTGCTGGGCGAGGGCTGGTTTATGGGGATGCCGTTCAATGTCGATGAACGTGTTTTGGTTCCGCGATCACCTTTGGGTGAGCTGCTCGAAAACGGTTTACAGCCGTGGCTGGGTGATACCGATGTTCTGCGTGTGCTGGATTTGTGTACAGGCAGTGGCTGCATCGGTATTGGTGCAGCGACCGTATTTGACGAAGCAGAAGTCACACTGTCTGATATATCCGAAGATGCGCTGGTGGTAGCGGAATCGAACATTGAATTACACGGCCAGCAGGGGCGGGTGCAGGCCGTTCATTCAGATGTGTTCGCAAACATTGAAGGCCGCTACGATGTCATTTTGAGTAACCCGCCTTATGTCGATGCGGAAGATATGGCGGACATGCCCGAAGAGTATCGCCATGAACCAGAGCTTGGGTTGGCGGCGGGTAATGACGGGCTGGATATCGCACACCGTATTATCGCAGGAGCCGCCGAGCACCTGACTGAAAACGGTTTGTTGATTGTTGAAGTGGGGAACTCCTGGGGAGCGATGGACGACGCTTATCCGGACCTGCCGTTGGTTTGGCTCGAGTTTGAAAGCGGTGGCGATGGCGTATTTCTTATTACCGCCCGGGATCTTCGCGAATGGCAAGCAAATAAGTCTTAA
- a CDS encoding alpha/beta hydrolase yields the protein MNDAVLAGSRLANPAGCREAHWPLQTIELAGLTWPTKSPSKTHPPVLMVHGWLDNAMTFARLAPDIAELADVHGIDMAGHGHSHHRPPGYGYWLTDYVADLCELVDVHFSKGGEQPLDLIGHSLGGIVCALYAAAFPERVRRLVMIDSIGALSRPAKETVPQLRRALQKKRSGSAPPAVYSSIEAAAKIREGGLSPLSSEAAATLVPRNMREHSDGFVWRTDARLRHPTALMMTEEQVQASLSELAVPALFIRAQEGLLAGRKELDKRIELIPDLTIAEVPGGHHCHLDGDTAPVVSAIKRFLFDA from the coding sequence ATGAATGATGCCGTGTTAGCTGGCAGCAGGCTCGCGAATCCGGCCGGTTGCCGAGAAGCGCACTGGCCCTTGCAAACTATCGAATTGGCGGGTCTTACCTGGCCGACTAAAAGCCCTTCAAAAACTCACCCTCCAGTTCTTATGGTGCATGGCTGGCTGGACAATGCCATGACCTTTGCCCGTTTGGCTCCTGATATAGCGGAGTTGGCGGATGTTCATGGCATTGATATGGCCGGGCATGGCCATTCCCATCATCGTCCGCCTGGATACGGTTACTGGTTGACGGACTATGTTGCCGACCTTTGTGAGCTGGTAGATGTTCATTTTTCCAAGGGTGGTGAGCAACCGCTGGATCTAATAGGCCACTCATTAGGCGGCATCGTGTGTGCGCTTTACGCTGCCGCTTTTCCAGAGCGAGTAAGGCGATTGGTCATGATAGACAGTATCGGGGCATTAAGCCGTCCGGCCAAAGAAACCGTTCCGCAACTACGTCGAGCGTTGCAGAAAAAACGAAGCGGTTCCGCGCCTCCGGCGGTCTATTCCTCGATTGAAGCTGCCGCAAAGATTCGGGAAGGTGGTCTTAGCCCGTTAAGCTCGGAAGCAGCAGCCACGTTGGTGCCGCGCAACATGCGAGAGCATTCAGACGGATTTGTTTGGAGGACGGATGCGCGTTTGAGGCATCCAACCGCCCTTATGATGACTGAGGAGCAGGTGCAGGCATCGTTGTCAGAGCTGGCGGTCCCGGCTTTGTTCATTCGAGCGCAGGAAGGGTTGCTAGCCGGCCGAAAAGAATTGGATAAGCGGATTGAATTAATTCCCGATTTAACCATTGCCGAAGTGCCAGGCGGGCATCATTGTCACCTTGATGGTGATACTGCGCCGGTCGTTTCTGCTATAAAAAGGTTCCTTTTTGATGCGTGA
- a CDS encoding DUF4892 domain-containing protein, with protein sequence MRESVRFLYLRSLIAVVLLGLSWASAADSFREAPEAFSQSRLQLTTTIDSSGHLVLFSPIREVRNEIRSKVLARLPVRGEGLLYEVNRDASRQDALNHYLKRLQARGAQLLFECSGINCGRSNVWANQVFEKPKLLGRDAEQDYFVVAVLDEQGRQWLTSVYTVTRGNLREYVWIEHLNVTDGAVIPGFEAGNGRVQGPVVVPWQGGVTYRFEFTAGDRRQLLAWSEEAGAEVVLVTFSELANDESFEASIERSKQAGDSFAELLSKIGVSRTQIRILPVGPAVQPIAPDRSGNRIEAVVIKRP encoded by the coding sequence ATGCGTGAATCTGTGCGATTTCTTTATTTGCGAAGCCTGATCGCTGTTGTTCTGCTCGGGCTTTCGTGGGCCTCTGCTGCCGATTCCTTTCGGGAAGCCCCAGAAGCCTTCTCTCAGTCCAGGCTTCAGCTAACAACGACCATTGATTCTTCGGGCCACTTGGTGCTGTTTAGTCCGATCCGGGAAGTGCGTAATGAAATTCGCTCCAAAGTACTGGCACGTCTGCCCGTGCGCGGGGAAGGATTGTTGTACGAAGTTAACCGTGATGCCAGTCGTCAAGACGCCCTAAATCACTATTTAAAACGATTGCAGGCGCGCGGGGCTCAGTTGCTTTTCGAATGTTCTGGCATTAACTGCGGCCGAAGCAACGTCTGGGCGAATCAGGTTTTTGAGAAGCCCAAATTACTCGGTCGGGATGCCGAGCAAGACTACTTCGTGGTTGCTGTCCTGGATGAGCAGGGGCGGCAGTGGCTGACCTCAGTGTATACCGTCACTCGCGGTAATTTACGGGAATATGTTTGGATCGAGCATCTGAATGTTACGGATGGCGCTGTCATACCAGGGTTTGAAGCCGGGAATGGTCGCGTTCAAGGCCCGGTCGTTGTGCCTTGGCAGGGGGGCGTTACATACCGATTCGAGTTCACGGCCGGCGATAGGCGGCAGTTGTTGGCCTGGAGCGAAGAAGCGGGAGCGGAAGTGGTTTTGGTGACTTTTTCCGAGCTCGCCAACGATGAAAGCTTCGAGGCCTCCATTGAGCGTTCCAAGCAGGCCGGCGATTCCTTTGCGGAGTTGCTGAGTAAAATTGGGGTTTCCCGTACCCAGATAAGAATTTTACCGGTAGGCCCCGCCGTTCAGCCGATTGCTCCGGACCGTTCAGGTAACCGAATAGAAGCCGTCGTTATCAAGAGGCCCTAG
- the holB gene encoding DNA polymerase III subunit delta': protein MTDIAQEMPWLANHWQSIQQRLTQRRLPHALLVGGERGVGKQAWAQAVGALLLCETPSGMANGLPLACGRCKQCELVAAGTHPDLRVYAPEKSRMIKVDQIRSLTSFAVSSSQVAQHKVAIIDRADQLNINAANALLKTLEEPQPDVTLLLLQESGRPILPTIRSRCQALVLPLPTAEQASQWMATKVASLDEESRPLDRDLARSLLLSGNAPRLALEYATGEFLSLRDAAFGAFRQFMKGQVGVGEAAKKFKALGVDDALGLFESWAADLARCCAGGEVSDPETADMFGYLARSNPAWRAHELLDKVKESRSAAVYNASPELEASQLLIAWRSLMPMRRKAS, encoded by the coding sequence ATGACGGACATAGCACAGGAAATGCCTTGGCTCGCCAACCACTGGCAAAGCATCCAGCAGCGTTTGACTCAAAGGCGCCTGCCTCATGCGTTGTTGGTTGGTGGTGAACGAGGTGTCGGTAAGCAAGCCTGGGCGCAAGCCGTGGGAGCGCTCCTTCTATGTGAAACACCGAGCGGGATGGCGAATGGTTTGCCGTTGGCGTGCGGGCGTTGCAAACAGTGTGAGCTGGTAGCAGCAGGAACTCATCCCGATTTGCGAGTCTACGCCCCTGAAAAATCAAGGATGATCAAAGTTGATCAGATCCGGTCTTTGACCTCTTTTGCGGTGTCTTCGTCTCAAGTGGCCCAGCATAAGGTCGCCATCATTGACCGGGCGGACCAGCTTAATATTAATGCTGCTAACGCGTTGCTCAAAACCTTGGAAGAGCCCCAGCCGGATGTAACCTTACTGTTATTGCAGGAGAGCGGCCGACCGATATTGCCTACGATTCGGTCGCGCTGTCAGGCGCTCGTGTTGCCGCTTCCCACCGCCGAGCAGGCGAGCCAATGGATGGCTACGAAGGTGGCGAGCCTAGACGAGGAAAGCCGTCCATTGGATCGGGATCTTGCGCGAAGTTTGTTGCTTTCCGGCAATGCGCCTCGATTAGCACTTGAATACGCCACTGGCGAGTTTCTGTCGCTTCGGGATGCCGCTTTCGGCGCCTTTCGCCAGTTCATGAAGGGACAGGTTGGGGTAGGTGAAGCGGCCAAGAAATTCAAAGCATTGGGTGTTGATGATGCGCTTGGGCTGTTTGAGAGCTGGGCAGCAGATCTGGCGCGCTGCTGTGCCGGTGGAGAAGTGTCTGACCCCGAAACCGCGGACATGTTTGGCTACCTTGCCCGAAGCAATCCGGCTTGGCGTGCCCATGAGTTGTTGGATAAAGTAAAAGAAAGCCGGAGTGCAGCGGTTTATAACGCCAGTCCCGAACTGGAAGCCAGTCAACTACTGATCGCCTGGCGATCGTTGATGCCGATGCGGCGTAAGGCAAGTTGA
- a CDS encoding PilZ domain-containing protein yields the protein MGPGFGARSGILTLTIKDKAVLYAAYMPYIRQGGLFIPTQKQYQLGDEVFLLLNLMDEPEKIPVAGKVVWITPKGAQGNRAAGIGVQFNGDDETARTKIESYLAGSLSSDRPTHTM from the coding sequence ATGGGCCCCGGATTCGGAGCACGCAGCGGTATACTGACCCTGACCATTAAAGATAAGGCGGTACTTTACGCTGCCTACATGCCGTACATCCGACAAGGCGGGTTGTTCATACCCACCCAAAAACAATACCAGCTGGGGGACGAAGTCTTCCTGTTGCTCAATCTGATGGACGAGCCAGAGAAAATTCCAGTGGCCGGTAAAGTGGTGTGGATTACGCCAAAAGGCGCTCAGGGTAATCGGGCTGCGGGTATTGGTGTTCAATTTAACGGTGATGATGAAACCGCGCGAACCAAAATTGAGTCATACCTTGCTGGCTCTTTGAGCTCGGATCGCCCCACGCACACGATGTAG